One window from the genome of Artemia franciscana chromosome 12, ASM3288406v1, whole genome shotgun sequence encodes:
- the LOC136033820 gene encoding uncharacterized protein LOC136033820 isoform X3, whose amino-acid sequence MWRDDERCGSDKRDEKIIYFYLIDDPTVIAQCNPAGSAPCCSSYGWCGLGTPWCGCDSCIDYRGTTEESKTEITSSPGDESSASAIPTEETTITSTQEPTSGFTTDVPPEPSCNETNTSNGAGHFVQPSSFGARNNALRIFIHELLRRDPDALRIMK is encoded by the exons ATGTGGAGAGACGACGAGCGCTGTGGAAGTGACAAAAGGGATGAGAAAATCATTTACTTTTACCTAATTGATGATCCTACTGTGATTGCACAATGTAATCCTGCCGGCAGCGCCCCATGCTGTTCCTCCTATGGCTGGTGCGGATTGGGTACGCCTTGGTGTGGATGCGATAGCTGTATAGACTACCGG GGAACTACCGAAGAGTCGAAAACAGAAATAACATCATCACCAGGCGATGAATCATCAGCGTCAGCTATTCCCACAGAAGAGACTACGATAACCTCAACTCAAGAACCCACCAGTGGTTTCACTACAGACGTACCCCCTGAGCCTTCCTGTAACGAG ACTAATACCTCTAACGGTGCTGGTCACTTTGTACAACCCTCTTCTTTTGGAGCCAGGAATAATGCCCTTCGTATTTTCATCCACGAGCTATTGAGAAGAGATCCTGATGCTCTGAGG ataatgaagtag
- the LOC136033820 gene encoding uncharacterized protein LOC136033820 isoform X2 produces the protein MWRDDERCGSDKRDEKIIYFYLIDDPTVIAQCNPAGSAPCCSSYGWCGLGTPWCGCDSCIDYRGTTEESKTEITSSPGDESSASAIPTEETTITSTQEPTSGFTTDVPPEPSCNETNTSNGAGHFVQPSSFGARNNALRIFIHELLRRDPDALRVNFLLIIFLLSSFKLLSILSLLFNFLLY, from the exons ATGTGGAGAGACGACGAGCGCTGTGGAAGTGACAAAAGGGATGAGAAAATCATTTACTTTTACCTAATTGATGATCCTACTGTGATTGCACAATGTAATCCTGCCGGCAGCGCCCCATGCTGTTCCTCCTATGGCTGGTGCGGATTGGGTACGCCTTGGTGTGGATGCGATAGCTGTATAGACTACCGG GGAACTACCGAAGAGTCGAAAACAGAAATAACATCATCACCAGGCGATGAATCATCAGCGTCAGCTATTCCCACAGAAGAGACTACGATAACCTCAACTCAAGAACCCACCAGTGGTTTCACTACAGACGTACCCCCTGAGCCTTCCTGTAACGAG ACTAATACCTCTAACGGTGCTGGTCACTTTGTACAACCCTCTTCTTTTGGAGCCAGGAATAATGCCCTTCGTATTTTCATCCACGAGCTATTGAGAAGAGATCCTGATGCTCTGAGGGTAAATTTCCTAttgattattttccttttatcttcatttaaacttttgtctattctttctttacttttcaattttcttttatattaa
- the LOC136033820 gene encoding uncharacterized protein LOC136033820 isoform X1 translates to MWRDDERCGSDKRDEKIIYFYLIDDPTVIAQCNPAGSAPCCSSYGWCGLGTPWCGCDSCIDYRGTTEESKTEITSSPGDESSASAIPTEETTITSTQEPTSGFTTDVPPEPSCNEVTCELWFLPIVIVVPIASLIIIAVIVYFSCFKKAKTSSTLMNNQSESSSPRLIPLTVLVTLYNPLLLEPGIMPFVFSSTSY, encoded by the exons ATGTGGAGAGACGACGAGCGCTGTGGAAGTGACAAAAGGGATGAGAAAATCATTTACTTTTACCTAATTGATGATCCTACTGTGATTGCACAATGTAATCCTGCCGGCAGCGCCCCATGCTGTTCCTCCTATGGCTGGTGCGGATTGGGTACGCCTTGGTGTGGATGCGATAGCTGTATAGACTACCGG GGAACTACCGAAGAGTCGAAAACAGAAATAACATCATCACCAGGCGATGAATCATCAGCGTCAGCTATTCCCACAGAAGAGACTACGATAACCTCAACTCAAGAACCCACCAGTGGTTTCACTACAGACGTACCCCCTGAGCCTTCCTGTAACGAGGTAACGTGTGAGCTGTGGTTTCTACCTATAGTAATAGTTGTACCTATTGCATCTCTTATCATTATTGCAGTGATAGTATATTTTTCATGCTTCAAAAAAGCCAAAACATCTTCAACTTTGATGAACAATCAGTCGGAGTCTTCATCTCCAAG ACTAATACCTCTAACGGTGCTGGTCACTTTGTACAACCCTCTTCTTTTGGAGCCAGGAATAATGCCCTTCGTATTTTCATCCACGAGCTATTGA